A genome region from Chloroflexota bacterium includes the following:
- a CDS encoding Uma2 family endonuclease: MASSTPTFKFTYQDYRNTPDDKRYELLDGDLVMAPAPGEAHQRTSRKLTMLLGLSVERTGVGHVYAAPFDVVLSDTDVVQPDLLFISNEREHIITDENIQGAPDLVVEILSPSTAERDQTFKRSLYAKHGVKEYWLVDTDAKTVTVLLRNPQG, from the coding sequence ATGGCCAGCTCTACACCCACATTCAAATTCACGTACCAAGACTACCGCAACACGCCGGATGATAAGCGCTACGAGTTGTTGGATGGAGACTTAGTTATGGCGCCAGCGCCCGGAGAGGCCCACCAAAGGACTTCCAGAAAACTTACCATGCTGCTAGGGCTGTCGGTTGAACGTACCGGTGTTGGCCACGTCTATGCTGCTCCTTTCGACGTAGTGCTCTCAGACACAGATGTAGTCCAGCCCGATTTGCTGTTCATCTCCAACGAGCGGGAACACATCATTACTGACGAGAACATCCAAGGCGCGCCCGACTTGGTTGTTGAAATCCTCTCTCCTTCCACAGCAGAGCGAGACCAGACCTTCAAACGCTCGCTTTACGCCAAACACGGCGTGAAGGAATACTGGCTGGTGGACACCGATGCCAAGACGGTGACGGTCCTCCTGCGGAATCCCCAAGGCTT
- a CDS encoding regulatory protein RecX, which yields MQSVLSVDDPGEVPHEFDRASDANRESAPVVSITALRPQGAKQAYIKVELSSGERLRLRSETVASRGLSVGDFVDPAAILAWQRDDSNRRAVEASLNFVSYRPRSSKEVADHLRKKSFDGPAREHAISRLQELGYLDDTAFARFWIESRDTHRPRGRRALAWELRKKGVAEEVIEDALARFGSDEATLARQAARKRAATLKTADPGKFRQQLGAFLARRGFSYEVIEQVVDELWEEPGIAESRWSEPVE from the coding sequence ATGCAATCCGTGCTATCAGTAGACGATCCCGGCGAAGTCCCGCACGAGTTTGACCGCGCGTCCGATGCGAATCGAGAGTCCGCTCCAGTCGTTTCCATCACCGCTCTCCGTCCCCAGGGAGCTAAGCAAGCCTACATCAAGGTAGAACTGAGCAGCGGCGAGCGCCTGCGATTGCGCTCGGAGACCGTTGCATCACGCGGACTAAGCGTTGGCGACTTCGTCGATCCCGCTGCCATTCTTGCCTGGCAACGTGATGACAGTAACCGTCGCGCCGTGGAAGCCAGCTTGAACTTCGTCTCCTATCGCCCTCGCAGCTCCAAAGAGGTGGCCGACCACTTGCGCAAGAAGTCATTCGATGGGCCGGCGCGCGAACACGCAATCAGCCGCCTGCAAGAATTGGGGTACCTGGACGACACGGCATTCGCCCGCTTCTGGATAGAGAGCCGTGACACGCATCGCCCCAGGGGGAGAAGGGCGCTCGCATGGGAACTGCGAAAGAAGGGCGTTGCTGAGGAAGTCATTGAAGACGCTCTGGCGCGATTTGGGAGCGACGAGGCGACTTTGGCGCGCCAGGCCGCACGCAAGCGCGCAGCCACACTCAAGACCGCCGATCCCGGCAAGTTTCGCCAGCAGCTTGGCGCGTTTCTTGCCCGCCGGGGTTTCAGCTACGAGGTGATCGAGCAGGTTGTGGATGAACTCTGGGAAGAACCGGGTATCGCTGAATCTCGTTGGTCGGAACCGGTTGAATGA
- the plsY gene encoding glycerol-3-phosphate 1-O-acyltransferase PlsY, with protein sequence MADLLSYALYFIVGYLAGSIPSGWLVARLFHETDIREHGSGRTGSTNVWRTFGVAAGIVSLLGDTLKVILPLVAIRLLFEGNSEGEAIVAFAAIIGHNWPLFIGFRGGRGIVPGAAGLAFMVPLIVALLWVVFLPVMLISRHVSLASLTTVAAAPILIAIAMQWFHVPVVYLVYAIIGGIVIIVQHRDNIARLLAGTERRISLGRRGS encoded by the coding sequence ATGGCTGACCTCCTTTCATACGCCCTCTACTTCATTGTTGGCTACCTCGCCGGGTCTATCCCCAGCGGGTGGCTCGTTGCCCGCCTCTTTCACGAAACGGACATTCGTGAGCACGGCAGCGGGCGCACAGGTTCTACCAACGTGTGGCGCACGTTCGGCGTAGCCGCGGGAATTGTGTCTTTGCTTGGCGATACGCTCAAGGTGATATTGCCGCTGGTCGCCATCCGCTTACTCTTCGAAGGCAATTCGGAAGGCGAAGCCATAGTCGCCTTCGCGGCAATCATCGGGCACAATTGGCCCCTGTTCATCGGTTTTCGCGGCGGCAGGGGCATCGTGCCGGGAGCCGCGGGCCTTGCCTTCATGGTGCCGCTAATTGTGGCGTTACTTTGGGTGGTGTTCTTGCCGGTCATGTTGATAAGCCGGCATGTCTCCCTCGCTTCTCTTACAACAGTTGCCGCCGCTCCGATTCTTATCGCAATTGCAATGCAATGGTTCCACGTACCCGTGGTGTATTTGGTCTACGCAATCATTGGCGGCATCGTCATCATCGTGCAGCACCGTGACAATATAGCGCGGTTGCTCGCAGGCACCGAGCGCCGCATCTCACTGGGACGCCGGGGCTCATGA
- the der gene encoding ribosome biogenesis GTPase Der — MSATTNQADFETPFAGATTAPSGIVALIGRPNVGKSSIFNRLLGQRQAVVEDIPGTTRDRVYGVVQWQDRAFTVTDTGGIAEERDKLAESVYEQVQAAIEEASVIIFVVDSPAGITPQDHEIAALLRTTKKPVVIAANKADNENTHLQTYEFYSLGIGDVISLSALHGLGTGDLLDAVCSHLPKDEAEESDLMLPRFAIVGRPNVGKSALLNALLGHERTIVSDVPGTTRDAIDSVVNYGDDTAVLIDTAGIRRRGKVQHGVESHSVLRTLRALERCNVALLLIDAAEGLTAQDLHIAGYVNEAYKGLVVLINKWDLVDADAGEVKRMVQSRLRWMPHAPLVVLSAKTGYHLNRVLPAAMRVFIERGKRITTGTLNRALREWLANRTLSSKRRRLSIYYVTQASTHPPTFIFSVNDPTLAHFSHRRFLENRIRRHFGFDGTPLRLVFHDHHG; from the coding sequence ATGAGCGCGACAACAAATCAAGCTGACTTTGAGACTCCATTTGCAGGTGCCACTACCGCCCCAAGCGGAATCGTCGCACTCATAGGACGCCCGAACGTGGGCAAGTCCAGCATCTTCAATCGGCTCCTCGGGCAACGACAGGCCGTCGTTGAAGACATACCCGGTACGACCCGCGACCGCGTCTACGGCGTAGTGCAATGGCAAGACCGCGCTTTCACCGTCACCGACACCGGGGGCATAGCCGAAGAGCGTGATAAGCTCGCTGAGTCCGTGTACGAGCAGGTGCAGGCAGCCATAGAAGAGGCTTCCGTCATCATCTTCGTCGTGGATTCACCGGCCGGCATCACACCACAGGACCATGAAATCGCCGCGCTCCTGCGCACCACGAAGAAGCCCGTTGTGATTGCCGCGAACAAAGCCGACAACGAAAACACCCATCTGCAAACGTATGAGTTCTACTCTTTAGGGATAGGTGACGTGATTTCGCTCTCGGCGCTGCACGGACTTGGCACGGGTGACCTGCTGGATGCGGTCTGCTCACATCTTCCCAAAGACGAGGCAGAAGAATCTGATCTAATGCTTCCCCGGTTCGCAATAGTGGGGCGGCCGAACGTGGGAAAATCGGCGCTGCTCAACGCGCTGCTCGGACACGAGCGCACGATCGTCAGCGATGTGCCCGGCACCACCCGCGACGCCATCGACAGCGTTGTCAACTACGGCGACGATACGGCGGTACTCATCGATACCGCCGGTATACGGCGGCGGGGCAAGGTGCAGCACGGCGTAGAATCCCATAGTGTGCTCCGCACACTGCGCGCTCTGGAGCGCTGCAACGTCGCACTCCTTCTCATTGACGCCGCTGAAGGACTGACTGCGCAGGATTTGCATATTGCTGGTTATGTCAATGAAGCCTACAAGGGTCTGGTCGTGCTAATTAACAAATGGGACCTTGTTGACGCCGATGCCGGAGAAGTGAAACGAATGGTACAGAGCCGGTTGCGCTGGATGCCGCACGCGCCGCTAGTAGTCTTGTCTGCCAAGACCGGCTATCATCTTAACCGTGTGCTGCCGGCTGCCATGCGGGTCTTTATCGAACGCGGCAAACGCATCACGACCGGCACACTCAACCGCGCCTTGCGCGAGTGGTTGGCCAACCGTACCCTCTCATCGAAAAGACGGCGACTTAGTATCTACTATGTGACCCAAGCGAGTACACATCCACCGACGTTCATCTTCTCCGTAAACGATCCTACTCTCGCTCACTTCTCGCACCGCCGGTTCTTGGAAAACAGAATCCGGCGGCACTTTGGTTTCGACGGGACGCCATTGCGGCTTGTCTTTCACGACCATCATGGCTGA
- the ispH gene encoding 4-hydroxy-3-methylbut-2-enyl diphosphate reductase, with the protein MNIILAKEMGFCYGVKRAIEMTQAVAKEKGEIHTLGQLVHNPSVIEKLQDDGINVVGDMEAIPQDGIATITAHGTGKAVTAQIAEHNLELLDATCPIVSKVHRIVQEHAERGYQILIFGDPTHKEVRGILGWSDGRGEAVASAEALDSVRLRRKICLVSQTTQTVERFQAVARRLMDLALEDALEVHVVNTLCFATTKQQAAARDILPQVDVMVVVGGRNSANTTHLAEISREEETPTYHIESAAELDPAWFKHMESVGITAGASTPDWSVQEVVAWLKELDAVAS; encoded by the coding sequence ATGAACATCATCCTGGCAAAAGAAATGGGGTTTTGCTACGGCGTCAAGCGGGCCATCGAGATGACCCAGGCCGTAGCGAAAGAGAAGGGCGAGATTCATACGCTGGGGCAGCTTGTCCACAACCCCTCAGTGATAGAGAAACTTCAAGATGATGGCATTAACGTCGTTGGCGACATGGAGGCTATTCCGCAGGACGGCATCGCCACCATCACTGCCCATGGCACCGGCAAAGCGGTCACCGCTCAAATAGCGGAACACAATCTCGAGCTCTTGGATGCTACCTGTCCCATCGTTTCGAAAGTGCACCGCATCGTGCAGGAGCATGCCGAGCGCGGCTATCAAATTCTCATCTTCGGCGACCCCACCCATAAGGAAGTGCGCGGCATTCTCGGCTGGTCGGATGGCCGCGGAGAAGCCGTGGCGAGCGCCGAGGCGCTGGACTCCGTGCGCTTGCGCCGCAAAATCTGTTTGGTCTCTCAAACCACACAGACGGTAGAGCGGTTTCAAGCAGTCGCCCGTCGTCTCATGGACCTGGCGCTTGAAGACGCGCTTGAAGTGCATGTCGTCAACACGCTCTGCTTCGCAACCACCAAGCAACAGGCAGCCGCACGCGACATTCTCCCCCAGGTGGACGTGATGGTCGTAGTCGGCGGCCGCAATAGTGCCAATACCACCCACCTTGCGGAGATCTCCCGCGAGGAAGAAACGCCCACCTACCACATTGAATCAGCGGCCGAACTCGATCCTGCCTGGTTTAAGCACATGGAGAGCGTGGGCATCACCGCAGGCGCTTCGACACCGGATTGGTCGGTGCAGGAAGTCGTGGCCTGGCTCAAAGAGCTTGACGCAGTTGCGTCCTAG
- a CDS encoding lysophospholipid acyltransferase family protein has protein sequence MSTDIEPRFDRSQITEADIEYQRNHQNMRNWFWYFIVGGLILLPLFHLYLGLRVSGRQPPRSGPLLIICNHRNNLDPFAMGVACPHRALTFMAKVELFRNSILRFMLPRWGTYPIIRQTNDVRSVRILMQLLKQDEAVVLFPEGTRSRTGEVGPFNSGFVRIAVRQRVPIVLAAIRNTEKALPRGSRYPIPRVGVTVTFAEPLELDEHYGKKLTGDEADAVAESLRQRLIALLDERVPA, from the coding sequence ATGAGCACCGACATAGAACCGCGCTTTGATCGCTCTCAGATCACCGAGGCCGACATCGAGTACCAGCGTAATCATCAGAACATGCGCAACTGGTTCTGGTACTTCATTGTCGGCGGCCTTATCCTCTTGCCGCTCTTCCATCTCTATTTGGGACTGCGCGTCAGCGGGCGCCAGCCGCCGCGATCAGGGCCGCTGCTCATCATCTGCAACCACCGGAACAACCTTGACCCGTTTGCCATGGGCGTAGCGTGTCCCCACCGCGCGCTCACATTCATGGCCAAGGTGGAGCTCTTCCGCAACTCAATATTGCGCTTCATGCTGCCCCGTTGGGGAACATATCCAATCATCCGCCAAACCAATGACGTGCGCAGCGTGCGTATTCTCATGCAATTGCTCAAACAAGACGAAGCCGTCGTACTCTTCCCGGAAGGCACGCGCAGCCGCACCGGCGAGGTCGGACCGTTCAACTCCGGCTTTGTGCGCATTGCGGTGCGCCAGCGGGTGCCCATAGTCCTCGCCGCTATTCGGAACACCGAAAAGGCGTTGCCGAGGGGCAGCCGGTACCCCATCCCACGGGTGGGCGTTACCGTGACGTTCGCTGAGCCGCTTGAACTCGACGAGCACTATGGCAAGAAACTCACGGGAGACGAGGCAGACGCCGTTGCCGAGTCTCTGCGGCAGCGGCTCATTGCATTGCTTGATGAGCGTGTGCCCGCCTAA
- a CDS encoding iron-sulfur cluster assembly accessory protein codes for MFTITEAAAQLIKSQMESEGEGEMYLRVFIRPGADGMQFGMSSEENPGKNDEVSEQHGLKVLVDKLSMRTLDGVVLSFTEAGGFNLGKPADAEEETAEA; via the coding sequence ATGTTCACGATTACGGAAGCTGCGGCGCAACTCATCAAGTCGCAAATGGAATCGGAAGGCGAGGGCGAAATGTACCTGCGGGTGTTCATACGCCCTGGCGCGGACGGCATGCAATTCGGCATGTCGAGCGAGGAGAATCCCGGCAAGAATGACGAGGTCAGCGAACAGCACGGCCTGAAGGTGTTGGTCGATAAGCTAAGTATGCGCACTCTCGACGGCGTGGTTCTGAGTTTCACGGAAGCAGGCGGCTTCAACCTCGGCAAACCGGCGGACGCAGAAGAGGAAACTGCTGAGGCGTGA
- a CDS encoding extracellular solute-binding protein, translated as MKNGLVPSEHSRRTVLRTLGAFGLGGAATLFSACSGINRRRCDGPCVPTPTPFIPITPTPVEGPKPIIRSPGLVTFWTWATGPTQQWLTDVHNLFAARTGNTLEPVFLGSQREVENRLAQATAAGTGGPDAVHVPMGALPSWAEASLVRDLTPYLEWPRTVNLQQFVKGVLPYATVNGSVYAVPYDDPQAIGLALNVKHLEDAGMTVDVEAFKQWGWGNLREAAAQLTQRQGDTVTRPGMHVSSNWLQVLTWLYSNNTGFFQNNADGGSVVVNNADAQAALQFLADMVSEDKVSGDPSPFVDTANLFVRGRTSMAVVNADAINHAVRVQSEEQSDDPELQFHWLPLPKGPSGSAGATQVWSHQIAIPEVAGNPTSGWDLLTFLYTRETLQDYLGNTSMTLPFKPQWKYPMAKLVTNFTPTYTEYLDLLDQESPSPVQGRQALGRNLALPLRQAISGQVSVADAMPAIERAVRTAVS; from the coding sequence ATGAAGAATGGATTGGTCCCATCTGAACACTCGCGTCGAACTGTGCTACGCACGCTGGGCGCATTTGGCCTTGGCGGCGCGGCAACGCTCTTCTCTGCGTGCTCCGGCATAAACCGCCGCCGCTGCGACGGCCCGTGCGTTCCCACGCCTACGCCGTTTATCCCAATCACGCCGACTCCGGTGGAAGGTCCCAAACCCATCATCCGCAGTCCGGGGCTGGTGACATTTTGGACCTGGGCCACAGGACCCACCCAGCAGTGGCTCACTGACGTACACAACCTGTTTGCTGCCCGCACGGGCAACACACTCGAGCCGGTATTTCTCGGTAGCCAACGCGAGGTGGAGAATAGGCTTGCACAAGCTACGGCAGCGGGCACAGGCGGTCCGGACGCTGTGCACGTGCCCATGGGAGCGCTTCCAAGCTGGGCGGAGGCATCGCTGGTGCGAGACCTCACCCCTTACCTCGAGTGGCCGCGCACCGTAAACCTGCAGCAATTCGTGAAAGGCGTGCTCCCGTACGCTACTGTGAACGGCAGTGTGTACGCTGTCCCCTACGATGATCCCCAGGCTATCGGACTGGCGCTAAACGTGAAGCACCTGGAAGATGCCGGCATGACCGTAGACGTGGAAGCCTTCAAGCAGTGGGGTTGGGGAAACCTGCGGGAAGCTGCCGCACAGCTTACCCAGCGGCAAGGCGACACCGTCACGCGTCCTGGGATGCACGTGAGCTCCAACTGGCTCCAAGTCCTGACCTGGCTCTACAGCAATAACACCGGGTTCTTCCAGAATAACGCCGATGGCGGGTCGGTGGTGGTGAACAATGCCGATGCGCAAGCAGCGCTTCAGTTCCTGGCTGACATGGTCTCTGAGGATAAGGTCAGCGGCGATCCGTCGCCATTCGTGGACACGGCAAACCTTTTCGTGCGCGGGCGCACCTCGATGGCGGTGGTGAATGCGGACGCGATCAATCACGCGGTGCGTGTGCAGTCGGAAGAACAATCCGACGATCCGGAATTGCAATTCCACTGGCTGCCGCTGCCCAAGGGTCCGAGTGGCAGCGCGGGCGCGACTCAGGTGTGGTCGCACCAGATTGCCATTCCGGAAGTCGCCGGCAATCCAACGTCCGGGTGGGACCTCCTGACGTTCCTCTATACCAGAGAAACGCTCCAGGACTACCTGGGCAACACCAGCATGACCCTGCCGTTCAAACCCCAGTGGAAATATCCCATGGCCAAGCTGGTGACAAACTTTACGCCCACCTATACGGAGTACCTGGACCTGCTCGATCAGGAAAGCCCCTCGCCGGTGCAGGGCCGCCAAGCCCTGGGGCGCAATCTGGCCCTGCCGCTGCGCCAAGCAATCTCCGGTCAGGTGTCCGTCGCGGATGCCATGCCTGCGATCGAACGAGCCGTGCGCACGGCAGTCTCGTAG
- a CDS encoding molybdopterin-dependent oxidoreductase → MQSTVPWRREFLSGAIATVALLAVYFVARFIWQIPALPEAVIESILSFIPPALFEAVIQIFGSLAKTLNFYAILIGMVGVGGLFGLLYGRLLALLGAKDSSGGTPTALLYGLGIGGLLWLVHSVTISPFVERGFFGMDASSPAIAAVAIDIIAYLAFGFVLAYVRQPFVVEDSETASEGVLSRRSLAPLAVSGLALGGAYALKRSFAAQAQAIFNEPSKETTVSDSGETLPIFQQGFEGLEPLVTPNDQFYVISKNNIDPTVDVKDWSLTITGMVDNKMILDYDALTAMPSQQQYATLQCISNAVGGDLIGCALWEGVSLWDLLVQAGIQPGVKDIVLHAADGYQESIPLEKAQDPEVLLAYRMNGAILPNNHGFPARLIVPNIYGMKNVKWLTRIEPVDHDFKGFWQQRGWSDEAIYKTMSRIDAPRNGATVSAKVDREVLIGGIAFAGNRGISKVEVRIDESDWIEAELGKVLSQLSWVQWKITWEPPVAAGYTIRVRATDGTGELQDETELEPAPNGASGWHTISSRISGISDGQN, encoded by the coding sequence ATGCAGTCTACCGTACCGTGGCGCAGAGAGTTTCTGTCCGGCGCCATAGCCACAGTAGCCTTACTCGCGGTCTATTTTGTCGCACGCTTCATCTGGCAGATTCCGGCCTTGCCGGAGGCGGTGATTGAAAGCATTCTTAGCTTTATTCCGCCTGCCCTTTTTGAGGCGGTGATTCAGATATTTGGCTCATTGGCCAAGACCCTGAATTTCTACGCGATACTCATTGGAATGGTTGGCGTGGGTGGCCTATTTGGGCTACTTTATGGCCGGCTGCTGGCTCTACTTGGTGCAAAAGATAGCAGTGGCGGAACGCCGACGGCGTTGCTGTACGGCCTCGGCATCGGCGGGTTGCTGTGGCTAGTCCACTCAGTCACGATTTCGCCATTCGTGGAGCGCGGCTTCTTCGGCATGGATGCATCCTCACCGGCCATTGCTGCCGTTGCCATCGACATCATTGCCTACCTGGCTTTTGGGTTTGTGCTTGCGTACGTCCGGCAACCCTTTGTCGTTGAGGATTCTGAAACAGCCTCTGAGGGCGTGTTGTCCCGTCGGTCGCTGGCGCCGTTGGCTGTTTCCGGGCTGGCTTTAGGCGGCGCCTATGCGCTCAAGCGATCGTTTGCTGCACAAGCGCAGGCCATTTTCAATGAACCATCAAAAGAAACTACAGTTTCCGACAGCGGCGAGACGCTCCCCATATTCCAGCAAGGCTTTGAGGGACTGGAACCCTTGGTCACGCCCAACGACCAGTTCTACGTAATCTCCAAGAACAACATCGATCCTACCGTTGACGTGAAGGACTGGAGTCTCACCATCACCGGTATGGTGGACAACAAGATGATTCTGGACTACGATGCGCTGACGGCCATGCCCAGCCAGCAGCAATACGCGACACTGCAGTGCATCAGCAACGCGGTCGGTGGAGACCTCATCGGCTGTGCGCTGTGGGAAGGCGTATCACTGTGGGATCTGCTGGTCCAAGCGGGCATCCAACCGGGCGTGAAGGACATCGTCTTGCACGCGGCAGACGGGTACCAGGAGAGCATCCCTCTGGAAAAGGCGCAAGATCCCGAGGTACTTCTGGCGTACCGCATGAATGGTGCGATACTGCCGAACAACCACGGTTTTCCAGCGCGCTTGATTGTGCCCAACATCTACGGCATGAAGAACGTGAAGTGGCTGACGCGGATCGAACCGGTGGACCACGACTTCAAGGGCTTCTGGCAGCAGCGGGGCTGGAGCGATGAAGCCATTTACAAGACAATGTCTCGCATCGATGCGCCGCGTAACGGTGCTACAGTAAGCGCCAAAGTAGACCGAGAAGTGTTGATCGGAGGCATCGCCTTTGCCGGCAACCGCGGCATTAGCAAGGTGGAAGTCCGCATCGACGAGAGCGACTGGATAGAAGCGGAGCTCGGCAAGGTGCTCAGCCAGTTGTCATGGGTGCAGTGGAAGATCACGTGGGAACCGCCGGTTGCGGCCGGCTATACAATTCGGGTGCGCGCCACCGACGGCACCGGCGAGCTACAGGATGAAACGGAGCTGGAGCCCGCGCCCAATGGCGCTTCCGGCTGGCACACCATTAGTTCACGCATTAGCGGCATCAGTGACGGGCAAAACTAG
- a CDS encoding site-specific DNA-methyltransferase, producing the protein MKYKEGFSRGLVERFVEKHRPTSVLDPFAGIGTTPLIAGSKGIMATGIEIMPVGVSVGKAITHAANGVTKPALEAASVDLVGRVASSELAPSQFAFPHVDITKAAFPQETEIAIAKARQFISKVDDSALRALLNVACMTVLEDVSFTRKDGQYLRWDYRSGRTLRAKMHKGPIPTFKQAVEARLFEMIQDMEILKQEYGGSAPKLVVGSCLDSMQQLEDASFDMAITSPPYANRYDYTRTYALELAWLGYDQAKFVDLRQQMLSATVENRTKLLWLRQVYDRSPSLLNDAIGMYQDQEALHEVLTILNRHVGELSNRHVIRLLEGYFQEMAIVVAELGRLIQPGGTVIMVNDNVQYHGEEVPVDLILSDFAEQSGFSCENIWKLPRGKGNSSQQMGRFGRREIRKCVYRWVRK; encoded by the coding sequence ATGAAGTACAAAGAGGGCTTCTCCCGCGGGCTTGTTGAGCGGTTTGTCGAAAAGCACAGACCAACGTCCGTACTTGATCCATTTGCAGGCATTGGAACCACACCCCTGATTGCCGGGAGCAAGGGGATTATGGCGACAGGCATAGAGATTATGCCTGTGGGCGTCTCGGTAGGCAAAGCAATCACCCATGCTGCCAATGGCGTTACGAAGCCAGCACTCGAAGCTGCAAGTGTCGACTTAGTTGGACGTGTGGCTTCCAGTGAGCTTGCCCCGTCTCAATTCGCATTTCCACATGTTGACATTACCAAAGCAGCTTTTCCACAAGAGACGGAGATCGCAATTGCCAAAGCTCGACAGTTTATTTCTAAAGTAGACGACAGCGCCCTTCGAGCCCTGCTAAACGTGGCATGTATGACGGTCTTGGAAGACGTTAGCTTTACCCGAAAAGATGGTCAATACCTAAGGTGGGATTATCGATCGGGTAGAACGCTTAGAGCGAAAATGCACAAAGGGCCAATCCCTACGTTTAAGCAGGCGGTGGAAGCGCGGCTATTCGAGATGATTCAGGATATGGAGATACTCAAGCAAGAGTATGGGGGCAGTGCACCTAAGTTGGTTGTCGGATCATGTTTGGACTCAATGCAGCAGCTAGAGGATGCAAGCTTTGATATGGCGATAACGTCGCCGCCTTATGCCAATAGGTATGACTACACCCGCACCTACGCCCTAGAACTTGCTTGGCTTGGGTATGACCAAGCGAAATTCGTAGACCTGAGACAGCAGATGTTGTCCGCGACCGTTGAGAATAGGACGAAACTCTTGTGGCTACGCCAAGTGTACGACCGTTCGCCTAGTCTGTTGAACGATGCTATCGGAATGTACCAGGATCAGGAAGCTCTTCATGAGGTTCTCACTATTCTCAATCGGCACGTTGGTGAGTTGAGCAATAGGCATGTGATTAGGCTGCTGGAAGGGTACTTCCAGGAGATGGCAATTGTCGTGGCAGAGTTGGGTCGACTAATCCAGCCAGGTGGAACTGTGATCATGGTAAATGACAATGTCCAATATCATGGCGAAGAAGTGCCGGTAGATCTCATTTTGTCAGACTTCGCTGAGCAGTCAGGATTCTCTTGTGAAAACATCTGGAAGCTGCCCCGTGGCAAGGGAAACTCAAGTCAGCAGATGGGTCGGTTCGGTAGGCGTGAAATCAGAAAGTGCGTGTATAGGTGGGTGCGCAAGTGA
- a CDS encoding XcyI family restriction endonuclease produces MSERIRQRTDQVLRKLVESFAASLVFSPFEELMISEQAWKLITDSEIDPKLVFAHPKLLQEYPQTSQYYRGIALLPQKRVADIAVPIASWEDGTRKTPIGDEQSLKVARLYNAAISSIIEGTTNWTLEDGYRNIIANMGIGLDGTFRNIIGQDAEKLVKTRIKNWLKSEGLILKEDDSGTQFELPRGYGMRFGSEPDVLFRFRTEKQSEDVATIEIKGGKDPAGALERLGAMQKSFEATPANCVNFLVVGVVTEEMRSRLNAKGIVKVFLLDELAHDGEPWTRFLNEVFHYTVRITDSIVP; encoded by the coding sequence ATGTCGGAGAGAATCCGGCAGCGAACAGATCAGGTACTGAGAAAGCTGGTTGAGAGCTTTGCTGCAAGCTTGGTTTTCTCTCCATTCGAAGAGCTTATGATTAGTGAGCAAGCCTGGAAACTCATAACTGATTCAGAAATTGATCCCAAGCTCGTATTCGCCCATCCTAAACTTCTCCAGGAGTATCCACAGACATCACAGTACTACCGCGGGATAGCATTGCTGCCGCAGAAAAGAGTTGCCGACATCGCAGTGCCAATCGCTTCTTGGGAAGATGGGACTCGCAAAACTCCTATTGGAGACGAACAGAGCTTGAAAGTAGCTCGGCTCTATAACGCGGCTATCTCCTCGATCATCGAAGGTACGACCAATTGGACCTTGGAGGACGGTTATAGGAACATAATCGCCAATATGGGCATTGGGCTAGATGGGACGTTTCGCAACATCATCGGTCAGGATGCTGAGAAACTGGTGAAAACCCGGATCAAGAACTGGCTCAAGAGTGAAGGACTGATTCTGAAAGAAGATGATTCTGGGACACAATTCGAACTACCACGTGGCTATGGGATGCGTTTCGGTTCCGAGCCCGACGTTCTGTTCCGATTTAGGACCGAGAAACAAAGTGAAGATGTCGCAACGATAGAGATCAAGGGAGGCAAGGATCCTGCGGGAGCGCTGGAACGGCTGGGTGCAATGCAGAAGAGCTTTGAGGCAACCCCTGCTAACTGCGTCAATTTTCTCGTTGTAGGCGTAGTAACTGAGGAAATGAGATCCAGACTGAATGCCAAGGGCATTGTAAAGGTATTCTTGCTTGACGAATTGGCGCACGATGGCGAGCCCTGGACTCGCTTCCTTAACGAGGTCTTTCACTATACAGTACGAATCACCGACTCGATCGTACCCTAA